In Nocardioides luti, the DNA window GACACGGCGACGCCGGTCGCGAACGCGTAGCAGAGCAGCGCCGCCGCGGCCCCCAGCCCGGCGCTCCACAGCGCGAGCATGATCGTGCCGGGGATCGAGCGGACCAGGTCCCATGGCGCGGAGATCAGGAACAGCACTCCGTCGTACCACTTGCGGCCCCGCAGCCGGCGCCGGTCGCCGTGCGCGCTCGCGGCCAGCGAGCCGCTGCGCAGCAGCCAGGTGAGGACGAGGATCAGCGCGGTCGCGACCCAGGGGTACGCCGCGATGGCGGCGCCGGCGGCCACGGCACCCGAGGCGAGCAGCAGGAAGCGGCGGGTCCGCTCGGCCAGCGGGACCTTGACGACCTCGGGACCCCACGGCGTCGCGTCGTCCCACAGTGCCCCCTCGCCTGAGGCCCCCTCGCGGGGGGCGCCCGGCTCGTCGTAGCCCCGGGTCAGCTGCTCGTCGTACGCGTCGGGGTGTCCCTCGAGCGCGCTGTCGAACGCGATCACCTCGGTCGGGTGCTCGCGCGAGCGCTCGGCGGCGGCCTGGGCGGCGATGGCGAGCGGGACGGTGTACGGGTCGTCGGCGACCGGCGTCGGCGGCACCACGCGCTGCACGCGGGTGTCGTTCGGCCGCAGCCACCCGATCAGCTGGTCGAGGGTCGGGCGCCGCTCGGGCTCGGGGGCGAGCGCGGCGGCCACGATCTTCTGCAGCCCGGACGGCAGGCCCGACAGGTCGTGCTCGCCGCGGCGGACGCGGTCCATGATCGCCATCGAAGGGCCGCGGCCGAACGGCGCGCGCCCGGTCCCCGCGTAGGCCACCGTGGCCGCCCACGAGTGCACGTCGGTCGCCGGGGTCGCGTCGTCGCCGTACAGGATCTCGGGCGCGAGGTAGCCCGGGGTCCCGAGCAGCCAGCCGGTGTGGGTCAGCTTGGGGTCGTCGGCGACGCGGGCCAGCCCGAAGTCGATGAGGATGGGCGTCCGCCCCTCCATCAGCACGTTCGACGGCTTCACGTCGCGGTGCAGGACGCCGACGTCGTGGACCGAGGCGATGCCCTCGGCGAGGCAGGCGGCGAACCAGGTCAGGTCGGCGCCGGCGATCGGCCCCTCCTCCACGACGTGGTCGTGCAGCGAGAGCCCGGGGACGTACCGGGTCGCGACGAACGGGATGTCGGCCCACGGGTCGGCGTCGACGATCTCGGCCACCCACTTGCTCCGGACCCGGCTCAGCGAGTTGACCTCGCGGGCCAGCCGGGCGCGGGCCTCGTCGTCGCCGACGATGTGCGGGCGCAGCACCTTGAGCGCCACGCGGGGCCCGCCGGGCTTGCGGGCCAGGTGGACGACGCCCATCCCGCCCTCGCCGATCCGCGACAGCAACGTGTAGTCGCCCACGGTCAGGCCCGGGGGCTGCTGCGGGCGCGGAGCGGTCGTCACGGGCTGAGGCTACCCGGGCGCGGCGGCACGACCCCGTTGGTCGGGGCCGTGCCGCGCGGCGTTCTGGACCGACCCCCCGGACGGTCCGAACGTTGTTAGGTTAGCCTTACCTTGCTCATTGACCAACCCCACCCTCCGAGGACCCCGATGACTCGCACCGGCTCGCCCCGCGGCCTGCTGCTGCTCGGCCTCGGCCTCCTCGGCGCACTGACGCTCAGCCTCGCGGTGGGCAGCCGGAGCCTCGCGCCCGGCACCGTGCTCGACGTGCTGCTCCACCCGGACGGCTCGGACGCGTCCACGATCGTGCACTCGCTGCGGCTCCCCCGCACGGTGCTCGCGGCCACGGTCGGCCTCTGCCTCGGCATCGCCGGCGCCCTCATGCAGGGCCACACCCGCAACCCGCTCGCCGACCCGGGGCTCCTGGGCGTGAGCGCCGGCGCGGCCTTCGCGGTCGTGCTCGGCATCTTCCTCTTCGGCGTCACGTCGCTCGCGGGGTACGCCTGGTTCTCGCTCGCCGGTGCCGGTCTCGCCGCCGCGGCCGTCTTCGCAATCGGCTCCACGCGCGGCGGGCCCGACCCAGTCTCGCTGGTGCTGGCGGGTACGGCGGTGAGCGCCCTGCTCGTCGCGCTCACCCAGTCGGTGGTGCTGCGCGACGTCGACACGCTGGACGACTACCGCTTCTGGGCGGTCGGCTCCGCCTCCGGGCGCGACCTCGCGGTGTTCTGGCAGGTGCTCCCGTTCGCGCTCGCCGGGCTGCTCCTCGCCGCGATCAGCACGCCCGGCCTCAACCTGCTCCAGCTCGGCGACGACGTGGCCGCCTCGCTGGGGATGCACCCGCTGCGGCACAAGGTCCTCGGCATCGGCGCCGTGATGCTGCTGACCGGTGCGGCGACCGCCGCGTGCGGCCCGATCGCGTTCGTCGGCCTGGTGGTGCCGCACGTGGCCCGGCGCCTGGCGGGCGTCGACTACCGCTGGATCGTGCCCTACGCCGGGCTGGTCGGCGCGCTCGTCCTGACCCTCGCGGATGTCCTCGGCCGGCTGGTCGTCCGCCCGGGCGAGCTGCAGGTCGGGATCGTGATGGCGCTGGCGGGCGGGCCGCTGTTCGTGCTGCTGGTCCGCCGCGCCCGGCTGGTGGCGCTGTGACGACCCGTCCCGTGACGAGCCCGGCGACGAGCGCCCGGACGTCGTACGCCGCTCCCCTGCGCGTCGGCCCGGCCTCGTGGCTGGTGCCGGTCCGCGCCGGCGCGGTGTCCGTGGTCGGGCTGGGCCTGCTCGCGCTGCTCGTGGCGCTGGACCTCGCCCACGGCGACTTCGTCATCCCGCTCGGCGACGTGGCGCGCACCTTGCTCGGCGGCGGCGACGCCGGCCAGCAGTTCATCGTGCGCGAGCTGCGCCTGCCGCAGACCACGGTCGCGGTGCTGGTCGGCGCCGCGCTCGGCCTGGCCGGCGCGCTGACCCAGACCTTCGCCCGCAACCCGCTCGCCAGCCCGGACATCCTCGGTGTCACCGACGGCGCCTCGGCCGGGGCGGTCGCGGTGATCGTGCTCTCCGGCGCGAGCGGGTACGGCGCCGGGCTGGTCACGGGCCCGCTGCAGGAGGTCGGCCTGCCACTGGCCGCGCTCGCCGGCGGGCTCGGCACGGCGGTGCTGCTCTACCTGCTGTCCTGGCGCCGCGGCATCGACGGCCAGCGGCTGGTGCTGATCGGGATCGGCCTCAGCGCGGCACTCACCGCGACGACCTCGTGGCTGCTGGTGAAGGCGCGCATCCAGGACGCCGCCAGCGCCCAGGTCTGGCTGAACGGCTCGCTCACCTCCCGCGGGTGGGAGCAGGCCGTGCCGCTCATGTGGACGCTGGCCGTGCTCGCCCCGCTCGCGCTGCTCCTCGTCCGGTCGCTCAACGCGCTCCAGCTCGGCGACGACAGCGCCCGCGGCCTCGGCGTACGCCTCCAGTGGACCCAGCTGCTCGTCCTGCTCACCGCGGTCGGGCTGGCGTCGGTCGCCGTGTCCGCGGTCGGGCCGCTCGACTTCGTCGCCTTCGTCGTCCCCCAGGTCGCGCTCCGGCTCACCGGCGGCTCCCGCCCGCCGGTCCTGGCCTCGATGGTGCTGGGCGGCTGCCTGGTCGTCGGCGCCGACCTGGTCACCCGCGTGGTGCTGCCGTTCGCCCTGCCCGCCGGGCTCGTCACGGCCGCGATCGGCGCGCCGTACCTCCTCTGGCTCCTGCTCCGCACCAACCGGAAGGCCTCCGCATGACGCCCCTCCAGCCCACCCTCGCCTCGAGGCTCCGCGCCGACGCCGTCACGGTGGGGTACGGCGGCCGCCCGGTCGTCCGCGACCTCTCCCTCGACCTGCCCGACGGCCGCGTCACCTCGATCATCGGGCCGAACGGCTGCGGGAAGTCCACGCTGCTGCGGACCCTGGCCCGGCTGCTGACGCCGACCTCGGGGCGGGTCGTGCTCGACGGGGACGACATCCGCGGCGTGCGGACCCGCGACATCGCCCGGCGCCTGGCACTGCTGCCCCAGACGCCGGTCGCGCCCGAGGGCCTGCTGGTGCGCGACCTGGTCGGTCGTGGCCGGCACCCGCACCAGCGCTGGTTCAGCCAGTGGTCGCCGGAGGACGAGGACGTCGTCGAGGCGGCGCTGCGGCTCACCGACACCGCCGAGCTCCGGGACCGACCGCTCGACCAGCTCTCCGGTGGCCAGCGGCAGCGCGCCTGGATCGCGATGACGCTGGCGCAGGACACCGACCTGCTGCTGCTCGACGAGCCCACGACGTACCTCGACCTCGCCCACCAGGTGGAGGTCCTCGACCTCGTCACCCGGCTCAACCGCGAGCGCGGACGGACCGTGGCGATGGTGCTGCACGACCTGAACCTGGCGGCGCGCTACAGCGACGTGGTCGTGGTGATGCGCGACGGCGTGCTGGTCGCCCACGGCACGCCCGGTGAGGTGCTCACGAGCGACCTGTTGGCCCAGGTGTTCGGCCTGGACGCCGACGTGCTGGACGATCCGCGCACCGGGCTGCCCATCGTGGTCCCGAGGTCGTCGGCGGCACCGCGCCAGACGACCGGGGCAAAGCGCTGACAGGACCGGGGCGTCGTGATTCCCTACTCCCTGCTCGTCATCCGGGCACCCGCATTCTGCTGCGGGGGGAACAGCAGGCCCGGCACCTTCACGGTGCCGGGCCTGTCGTTTGCCGCGATCTCAGGCCGCCGGCACCTCGGTGTCCGGGTCGCCGTCGACGGCCGCGGCCAGCTGCGGCACGTAGCGCTCGAGGACGTAGGGGATGCTCAGCGGCGTCGCCCAGCTGTGCGCAACGTAGTAGTCGCCGTCCGCGTCGCTGATGTCGACGAAGCGGCCCTCCTTCGACGTGTCGGTCTTCCCGAACACCGAGGCGACCGCCTTGTCGGCGTTGAGGTCGAGCCACACGGCGACGTCGACCTGCTCGAGGTCGGCGGTCCGCTCGGCACTCAGCGAGACGCCGAACTCGCCGTCGTCGCCCTGCAGGATCTCGGGGAAGGTGAAGCCGAGGTCGGTCAGCATCCGCGAGCGCGGGTCCTCGGGGCCGTAGACGAAGAGACCCTCGTACGGCGTGATGCAGGCGGCCGTCTTGCCGGCGAACTCCGGGTGCGCGGCGGCCTGCTCGGCGACGAGCGCCTTCACCCCGTCGACGACCGTCCTCATCGCGGCCGGGCGGCCGACCGCGGCCCCGATGTTGGTGGCCATCTCCTCCCAGGGCATCCCGTAGTCGGCGTACTCCCCCGACTGGACGACGGTCGGGGCGAGCTTCGAGAGGAGGGCGTACTCCTTCTCGGTGACACCGGCGTACTGCCCGATGATCAGGTCGGGGGCCAGCGCCGCGATCTTCTCGATCTCGACCCCGTTGGCGGAGTCGAGCACCTGCGGCAGGGCGCCGTCGCCGAGCGCCTCGGTCGCCCACGGGAAGATCGCGCCCTTCGCGTCGCCGAACCACTTCGTGACGCCGACCGGCACCAGCCCGACCGCGAGCAGCGCGTCCTGCTCGGTGAGGCCGACGCAGACGATCCGGGTCGGGGCCGCGGTCAGCTCGGTCTCGCCGTACTTGTGGGCGATCGTGACCGGGAAGGCGCCCTCCTCGGCGCCGCCGGCGCCGGCCGCGCCGGAGCCTCCCGTGTCGGTCGCCGCGCCCGGCGAGGAGTCGGCGCCGCAGGCGGCGAGGGCCGGGGCGACGGCCAGGGCGGAGAGGCCGACGAGGAAGCGGCGACGGGTGGGGTTCATGCGGACTCCTGCGAGACGGGGTTAGGTAAGGCTTACCTTACCCATCCTCGCGGAGGCATGCGACAGCGGCCGTCCCTCGGGACGACTGGTGTCGTGAAACTGGCGCTGGTGTCACGGAGTTCCGTGACAGGAGCGCCAGTTTCACCGGGTACCCGGTGAAACTTCCCGGCCGGGACGAGCCCTCAGACGATCCGGTGCATCCAGCCGAAGGTGTCCTCGGCCCGGCCGTACTGGATGTCGACGAGCGCGGAGCGCACCTTCATCGTCAGCTCGGTCGAGGCGGGCGCGGCGACCTCGCCGCCCTCCCACTTGAGCGCGCCGACGGGGGTGACGACGGCGGCGG includes these proteins:
- a CDS encoding protein kinase domain-containing protein gives rise to the protein MTTAPRPQQPPGLTVGDYTLLSRIGEGGMGVVHLARKPGGPRVALKVLRPHIVGDDEARARLAREVNSLSRVRSKWVAEIVDADPWADIPFVATRYVPGLSLHDHVVEEGPIAGADLTWFAACLAEGIASVHDVGVLHRDVKPSNVLMEGRTPILIDFGLARVADDPKLTHTGWLLGTPGYLAPEILYGDDATPATDVHSWAATVAYAGTGRAPFGRGPSMAIMDRVRRGEHDLSGLPSGLQKIVAAALAPEPERRPTLDQLIGWLRPNDTRVQRVVPPTPVADDPYTVPLAIAAQAAAERSREHPTEVIAFDSALEGHPDAYDEQLTRGYDEPGAPREGASGEGALWDDATPWGPEVVKVPLAERTRRFLLLASGAVAAGAAIAAYPWVATALILVLTWLLRSGSLAASAHGDRRRLRGRKWYDGVLFLISAPWDLVRSIPGTIMLALWSAGLGAAAALLCYAFATGVAVSLFASGVVFAASLWMGPGGSRVRSPLARVVHPLSVDPRSWVVGLVLVLGLAAVAGFRADTAGVSWTPDRDAPWTGVDLPAMPFGG
- a CDS encoding FecCD family ABC transporter permease; protein product: MTRTGSPRGLLLLGLGLLGALTLSLAVGSRSLAPGTVLDVLLHPDGSDASTIVHSLRLPRTVLAATVGLCLGIAGALMQGHTRNPLADPGLLGVSAGAAFAVVLGIFLFGVTSLAGYAWFSLAGAGLAAAAVFAIGSTRGGPDPVSLVLAGTAVSALLVALTQSVVLRDVDTLDDYRFWAVGSASGRDLAVFWQVLPFALAGLLLAAISTPGLNLLQLGDDVAASLGMHPLRHKVLGIGAVMLLTGAATAACGPIAFVGLVVPHVARRLAGVDYRWIVPYAGLVGALVLTLADVLGRLVVRPGELQVGIVMALAGGPLFVLLVRRARLVAL
- a CDS encoding iron chelate uptake ABC transporter family permease subunit encodes the protein MTSPATSARTSYAAPLRVGPASWLVPVRAGAVSVVGLGLLALLVALDLAHGDFVIPLGDVARTLLGGGDAGQQFIVRELRLPQTTVAVLVGAALGLAGALTQTFARNPLASPDILGVTDGASAGAVAVIVLSGASGYGAGLVTGPLQEVGLPLAALAGGLGTAVLLYLLSWRRGIDGQRLVLIGIGLSAALTATTSWLLVKARIQDAASAQVWLNGSLTSRGWEQAVPLMWTLAVLAPLALLLVRSLNALQLGDDSARGLGVRLQWTQLLVLLTAVGLASVAVSAVGPLDFVAFVVPQVALRLTGGSRPPVLASMVLGGCLVVGADLVTRVVLPFALPAGLVTAAIGAPYLLWLLLRTNRKASA
- a CDS encoding ABC transporter ATP-binding protein, with the translated sequence MTPLQPTLASRLRADAVTVGYGGRPVVRDLSLDLPDGRVTSIIGPNGCGKSTLLRTLARLLTPTSGRVVLDGDDIRGVRTRDIARRLALLPQTPVAPEGLLVRDLVGRGRHPHQRWFSQWSPEDEDVVEAALRLTDTAELRDRPLDQLSGGQRQRAWIAMTLAQDTDLLLLDEPTTYLDLAHQVEVLDLVTRLNRERGRTVAMVLHDLNLAARYSDVVVVMRDGVLVAHGTPGEVLTSDLLAQVFGLDADVLDDPRTGLPIVVPRSSAAPRQTTGAKR
- a CDS encoding ABC transporter substrate-binding protein, with translation MNPTRRRFLVGLSALAVAPALAACGADSSPGAATDTGGSGAAGAGGAEEGAFPVTIAHKYGETELTAAPTRIVCVGLTEQDALLAVGLVPVGVTKWFGDAKGAIFPWATEALGDGALPQVLDSANGVEIEKIAALAPDLIIGQYAGVTEKEYALLSKLAPTVVQSGEYADYGMPWEEMATNIGAAVGRPAAMRTVVDGVKALVAEQAAAHPEFAGKTAACITPYEGLFVYGPEDPRSRMLTDLGFTFPEILQGDDGEFGVSLSAERTADLEQVDVAVWLDLNADKAVASVFGKTDTSKEGRFVDISDADGDYYVAHSWATPLSIPYVLERYVPQLAAAVDGDPDTEVPAA